In Brettanomyces bruxellensis chromosome 8, complete sequence, a genomic segment contains:
- a CDS encoding uncharacterized protein (MEROPS:MER0011781~BUSCO:EOG092621CP): protein MCGIIALVCSDPEVNCASELYDGCLYLQHRGQDAAGIVTCGDGGRLYQCKGNGMARDVFTKSRMMKLVGNMGIAHLRYPTAGSSSNSEAQPFYVNAPYGISLGHNGNLTNGEELKKYMDEVVHRHINTDSDSELLLNLFAAELATYDKSRVNNNDIFKALSGVYQKVRGAYACVAMLAGYGVIGFRDPHGIRPLVIGERLKSDGTRDYMIASESVVLKAHDFRVYRDIMPGEAVVIPKQTMIPEFRQVTPMQSYTPDIFEYVYFARPDSVLDGVSVYRARLEMGTKLAQHIEASFRKQNMDVHKEVDVVIPVPDTSRHAALQCAVTLGLPYREGFVKNRYVGRTFIMPDQKQRQSSVRRKLNAMPSEFYGKSVLLVDDSIVRGTTSKEIVSMARESGAKKVYFASCAPVIRYNHIYGIDLADNKQLVGFGKTEEQISQVLGADKVFYQKLEDLEECCKRDNEIKDQEMRLALTPVISDNDENMKSYIKSLDPMPEFDGFEAGVFTGKYVTGDETAYLNYAEKSRARNEQLKQVQAKLSNLKMLDLAELKAPSEINIYNSGDY, encoded by the coding sequence ATGTGTGGAATTATAGCTTTAGTCTGTTCAGATCCGGAAGTTAACTGTGCATCGGAGCTTTATGATGGCTGCCTTTATCTTCAGCACAGGGGTCAGGATGCTGCGGGTATTGTGACGTGTGGTGATGGTGGACGTCTTTATCAATGTAAAGGCAATGGCATGGCAAGAGATGTTTTCACTAAATcaagaatgatgaaactGGTGGGAAATATGGGTATCGCTCATTTACGTTATCCAACGGCAGGTAGCAGCTCTAATTCCGAGGCGCAGCCATTTTATGTTAATGCCCCTTACGGTATTTCGTTGGGTCACAATGGAAATTTGACCAACGGTGAGGAGTTAAAAAAGTATATGGATGAGGTTGTTCATAGACATATTAACACCGATTCGGACTCTGAGTTGTTGCTTAATTTATTTGCTGCAGAGCTCGCAACTTATGATAAATCTCGTGTTAACAACAACGATATTTTCAAAGCTCTTTCTGGCGTTTATCAGAAAGTTCGTGGCGCTTACGCATGCGTTGCTATGTTGGCAGGCTATGGTGTAATTGGCTTTAGGGATCCTCATGGAATCAGACCTTTGGTTATTGGCGAAAGACTCAAGTCTGATGGTACGAGAGATTACATGATTGCTTCTGAGTCAGTGGTCTTGAAAGCCCACGACTTTAGGGTTTATCGTGACATAATGCCAGGTGAAGCCGTTGTCATTCCAAAACAAACCATGATTCCAGAATTTAGGCAAGTCACACCAATGCAATCATACACTCCGGACATTTTCGAGTATGTTTACTTTGCCCGTCCTGATTCTGTTTTGGATGGGGTGTCGGTTTATCGTGCAAGATTGGAGATGGGTACCAAACTTGCGCAACACATTGAAGCCAGCTTCAGGAAACAGAATATGGATGTACATAAGGAAGTGGATGTTGTTATTCCTGTTCCTGACACGTCAAGACATGCCGCATTACAATGCGCTGTTACTTTAGGGTTACCTTACAGGGAAGGCTTTGTGAAGAATAGATACGTTGGGCGTACCTTCATTATGCCTGATCAGAAACAAAGACAATCGTCTGtcagaagaaagttgaATGCAATGCCATCCGAGTTTTATGGGAAATCTGTTCTATTGGTGGATGATTCTATAGTTAGAGGAACCACATCGAAGGAGATTGTTTCTATGGCCAGAGAATCAGGAGCTAAAAAGGTTTATTTTGCATCTTGTGCTCCAGTCATCAGATATAATCATATATACGGAATCGATTTGGCAGATAACAAACAGCTTGTCGGATTCGGAAAGACAGAGGAACAAATATCGCAGGTTCTTGGCGCTGATAAGGTTTTCTACCAAAAGCTCGAAGATTTGGAGGAGTGTTGCAAAAGAGATAACGAAATCAAGGATCAGGAAATGCGTTTGGCATTGACTCCTGTCATTtctgataatgatgaaaacaTGAAGTCATATATAAAGTCCTTGGACCCAATGCCTGAGTTTGATGGCTTTGAGGCCGGTGTCTTTACTGGAAAATACGTTACCGGCGATGAAACCGCTTACCTGAATTATGCAGAAAAATCTCGAGCCCGCAACGAACAGCTAAAGCAGGTCCAAGCTAAACTATCaaacttgaagatgctTGATTTAGCCGAACTCAAAGCGCCATCAGAAATCAACATATACAATAGTGGTGATTATTGA
- a CDS encoding uncharacterized protein (BUSCO:EOG09264CND), with the protein MSDTLASQLTAFKRSLKRASAALPAQRRIVKPPSDSRNESKKSGPKRNSGDRSSQRRKRQKKNILSDSFTDLSSLPLAAGSSLSIRLMNASDFIKGSDRPISIKELEQHMNVPVDAQLLKCLSNVDRIKYDPMNKTLEYLSLHNIKTAEDLMKVLENQPTFQGLSVKQLRDGWNGCLPTIAKLEKENKIIVHKTKKENAPRHIWLNFENLKVGNRVDKEFYDMWEKVTVPKGPDLVKTLLSNGMKPTNVDPESLRNKKDAPIQRRKQKKPRRGKITNIHMRGILKDYSGRV; encoded by the coding sequence ATGTCAGATACGTTAGCATCCCAGTTAACTGCTTTTAAAAGGTCTTTGAAGCGTGCTTCTGCTGCATTACCCGCACAAAGGAGAATTGTGAAACCGCCATCAGATAGCAGAAATGAGTCAAAGAAATCAGGACCTAAGAGGAATAGTGGTGATCGTAGTAGTCAAAGACGGAAGaggcaaaagaagaatattttaAGCGATTCGTTCACAGATTTATCTTCCTTGCCACTAGCTGCAGGGTCATCTCTCTCTATTAGGTTGATGAATGCCTCGGACTTCATAAAGGGAAGCGATAGACCTATTAGTATAAAGGAGCTTGAGCAACACATGAATGTACCGGTTGATGCACAGTTATTAAAATGTCTCTCGAACGTGGATAGAATAAAATATGACCCTATGAATAAGACTCTAGAATATTTGTCATTGCATAACATTAAAACCGCCGAAGATCTTATGAAGGTGTTGGAAAATCAGCCTACTTTTCAGGGGCTTTCTGTGAAACAATTGCGAGATGGTTGGAATGGGTGTTTACCAACAATAGCgaaattggaaaaggaaaacaaaatcatCGTTCATAAGAccaaaaaagagaatgcTCCTCGTCACATATGGCTCAACTTTGAGAATCTAAAAGTAGGAAATAGAGTGGATAAAGAATTCTATGATATGTGGGAGAAAGTTACTGTGCCCAAAGGCCCTGATTTAGTGAAAACACTCTTAAGCAATGGAATGAAACCGACTAACGTTGATCCTGAAAGTTtgagaaacaaaaaggatGCACCAATtcagagaagaaagcagaagaagccTAGACGTGGTAAGATCACGAATATACATATGAGGGGAATTCTCAAAGATTACTCTGGAAGAGTATAG
- a CDS encoding uncharacterized protein (BUSCO:EOG09262QRH), with amino-acid sequence MSFALKKPVLAALKSYRVSNVNNLLASSRCLGISRSVRYYSQKGDSKKYKSILDNDLLEKTGINTDKATSKDSSVGDMLKEEKQKLKHEAQKLHQAGKEEGKKIEEEFSGKDTDDEFSRAKERRNNTKSTLDKKKERYENLFWWFVLGGTLAFGGYMMRNWDEKKEPELYVAEENGYSPFKMLKRLRKRFSGVSGVLTEPAFNDLLPPPPPEPYKHPLTLVLELDDTLVHSAWDHAKGWRTAKRPGVDYFLGYLSQYYEIVVFSKSSMAFAENTISKLDPYHAFISYSLFKEVCRTKDGKTVKDLSMMNRPLEKMIMIDPDRDCASLQPENNIPLDKWDGKKDDKLVALIPFLEYVATQPVKDVRPILASFKDKKNIPTEFAWREHKLREEWNKQQKVKQENSFLSKILGIPPSLGFQSKMPLDAIREAGQKNYENMHKYLQENGDKMLKEEEQKTKEMLADQKLTLGKIVTEGMPTAEDIAKQQAQAAAAPADASGSKKV; translated from the coding sequence ATGTCGTTTGCATTGAAGAAACCAGTGCTAGCGGCACTAAAGAGTTATCGAGTGTCAAATGTGAACAATTTGTTGGCATCTTCCAGGTGCCTCGGCATTTCAAGAAGCGTTAGATACTACTCACAAAAAGGAGACAGTAAGAAATACAAGTCAATCTTAGATAATgatcttcttgaaaagaCAGGAATTAACACTGATAAGGCTACCAGTAAGGATTCATCTGTCGGTGACATGCttaaggaagaaaagcagaagctTAAACACGAAGcccaaaaacttcatcagGCAGGGAaggaagaaggaaagaagattgaAGAGGAATTCAGTGGCAAAGATACTGATGACGAATTTTCTAGGgcaaaagagagaagaaataatacgAAGTCAACTttagataaaaagaaagagaggtATGAAAACTTATTTTGGTGGTTTGTATTAGGCGGAACTCTAGCTTTCGGTGGATACATGATGAGAAACTgggatgaaaagaaggaacCGGAGCTTTACGTGGCAGAGGAAAATGGATATTCTCCTTTCAAGATGCTTAAAAGATTACGGAAGAGGTTTTCGGGCGTTTCAGGCGTTCTTACCGAACCAGCTTTCAATGACCTACTACCCCCACCACCTCCTGAACCTTACAAGCACCCATTGACATTGGTTTTGGAGCTTGATGACACATTAGTCCATTCAGCATGGGATCATGCAAAAGGATGGAGAACTGCCAAGAGGCCTGGCGTTGACTACTTTTTGGGATATCTATCACAATACTATGAAATTGTTGTCTTTTCTAAGAGCTCGATGGCATTTGCTGAAAACACTATCTCGAAGCTAGATCCTTATCATGCTTTTATTTCGTACTCTTTATTCAAAGAAGTTTGCCGTAcaaaagatggaaagacAGTGAAAGATTTGAGTATGATGAACAGACCACTGGAAAAAATGATCATGATTGATCCTGATCGGGATTGCGCATCTCTCCAACCAGAGAACAACATTCCTTTGGATAAATGGGATGGAAAGAAGGACGATAAACTTGTTGCTTTAATCccatttttggaatacGTTGCAACTCAACCAGTGAAAGATGTCAGGCCAATCCTTGCATCCtttaaagataaaaaaaatatcccAACCGAATTTGCTTGGAGGGAGCATAAACTTCGAGAAGAATGGAACAAACAGCAGAAGGTGAAACAAGAAAACTCTTTCTTGAGTAAGATTCTTGGTATTCCACCATCATTGGGATTCCAATCCAAGATGCCTTTGGATGCTATCAGAGAGGCTGGACAGAAGAACTACGAGAACATGCACAAATATCTACAGGAGAACGGTGATAAAATGttgaaagaagaggaaCAGAAGACTAAGGAAATGCTTGCCGATCAGAAGTTGACTCTCGGAAAGATTGTTACAGAGGGCATGCCTACTGCTGAGGATATTGCTAAGCAACAAGCTCAAGCAGCTGCAGCACCTGCTGATGCGTCAGGATCCAAAAAAGTGTGA